Proteins found in one Miscanthus floridulus cultivar M001 chromosome 4, ASM1932011v1, whole genome shotgun sequence genomic segment:
- the LOC136548834 gene encoding uncharacterized protein — translation MHAASPSTTGALSAASAGREHRSATPRAVPVESVVALLQLVPPLGRRLRASLRVAALATVARRLRASLRDLAPVRAIQRLQPASVRPTPDVPAHPAAATRAEESCAAAAAPGSARLRISTRAATPAAAAPPAAAAPPAPRPSARPHCLAPPCAGHLPDSHRWRRLPGVGRGEEEELARRIRGRASPSTTGAPSAAGAARPSPA, via the coding sequence ATGCATGCCGCCTCGCCATCGACCACAGGAGCTCTCAGCGCCGCCTCTGCTGGCCGCGAGCACCGCTCAGCCACCCCTCGTGCCGTCCCGGTCGAGTCCGTCGTCGCCCTTCTGCAGCTTGTACCTCCCCTCGGGCGTCGCCTCCGCGCGTCCTTGCGTGTCGCCGCGTTGGCCACCGTGGCCCGTCGCCTCCGCGCCAGCCTGCGCGATCTTGCGCCTGTACGCGCGATCCAGCGACTGCAGCCCGCGTCCGTGCGGCCAACTCCCGATGTCCCCGCACACCCTGCTGCAGCCACCCGAGCCGAAGAATCGTGCGCCGCCGCTGCGGCCCCGGGCTCCGCGCGCCTCCGCATCTCCACGCGAGCCGCCACACCGGCCGCCGCGGCCCCACCGGCCGCCGCGGCCCCACCGGCTCCGCGCCCTTCTGCGCGGCCCCACTGCCTCGCGCCGCCCTGCGCCGGCCACTTGCCTGACTCCCACCGGTGGCGGCGGCTCCCTGGTGTTGGGCGTGGGGAAGAAGAGGAGTTGGCGAGGCGGATCCGCGGCCgcgcctcgccgtcgaccacaggAGCTCCCAGCGCCGCCGGTGCCGCCCGACCTTCACCCGCGTAG
- the LOC136552158 gene encoding dehydration-responsive element-binding protein 1A-like: MRSQIRSHRKNHSNTTQAGPKAPTLSDAQAEKGSQEKMCPIKKEMIGESSSPYSSASATTSSEHHQTVWTSPPKRPAGRTKFRETRHPVFRGVRRRGSAGRWVCEVRVPGRRGCRLWLGTFDTAEAAARAHDAAMLAIAGAGRACLNFADSALLLAVPASYASLAEVRHAVAEAVEDFLRREVVVPDQEDDALSATSSTPSSPSSDDGNTSYAGESSETDFSPPTGASPFELDVFNDMSWDLYYASLAQGMLVEPPSAVTAFMDEGFADEPLWSY; encoded by the coding sequence ATGCGTTCTCAAATCCGCTCCCATCGCAAAAACCACTCGAACACAACTCAAGCAGGACCAAAGGCCCCTACACTATCCGACGCTCAAGCAGAGAAGGGATCACAAGAGAAGATGTGCCCAATCAAGAAGGAGATGATAGGAGAGTCGAGCTCGCCATACAGCTCGGCGTCAGCCACGACCTCATCGGAGCACCACCAGACGGTGTGGACGTCGCCACCGAAGCGGCCCGCGGGGCGGACCAAGTTCCGGGAGACGCGGCACCCAGTGTTCCGCGGCGTCCGGCGCCGGGGCAGCGCCGGGCGGTGGGTGTGCGAGGTGCGCGTGCCGGGGAGGCGCGGCTGCCGGCTCTGGCTCGGCACCTTCGACACCGCCGAGGCCGCGGCCCGCGCGCACGACGCCGCCATGCTCGCCATCGCCGGCGCGGGCCGCGCCTGCCTCAACTTCGCTGACTCGGCCTTGCTCCTCGCGGTGCCGGCTTCGTACGCCAGCCTCGCCGAGGTCCGTCACGCGGTCGCGGAGGCCGTGGAGGACTTCCTGCGCCGTGAGGTGGTCGTCCCAGACCAAGAAGACGACGCGCTCTCGGCCACGTCCTCGACGCCGTCGTCCCCGTCCAGCGACGACGGCAACACCTCTTATGCCGGGGAGTCTTCTGAAACTGATTTCTCTCCTCCCACCGGGGCCTCGCCGTTCGAATTGGACGTGTTCAATGACATGAGCTGGGACCTGTACTACGCGAGCTTGGCGCAGGGGATGCTCGTGGAGCCGCCGTCCGCGGTCACGGCGTTCATGGACGAAGGCTTCGCCGATGAGCCACTCTGGAGCTACTAG
- the LOC136552157 gene encoding dehydration-responsive element-binding protein 1A-like, whose protein sequence is MCPIKKEMSAESSGSASSWASASPSTSTSSEHQTVWTSPPKRPAGRTKFRETRHPVFRGVRRRGNAGRWVCEVRVQGKRGCRLWLGTFDTAEAAARAHDAAMLAIAGAGACLNFADSAWLLTVPTSYASLAEVRHAVAEAVEDFQRRDLEAAAAGDDDTRSATSAAAPSTSSGNEDDDAATDGEESLPATEDLSPFQLDVFNDMSWDLYYASMAQGMLMELPSAVPAFGDDGYANVADVPLWSY, encoded by the coding sequence ATGTGCCCGATCAAGAAGGAGATGAGCGCCGAGTCGTCGGGCTCGGCGAGCAGCTGGGCTTCAGCCTcgccctcgacctcgacctcgTCGGAGCACCAGACCGTGTGGACGTCGCCGCCGAAGCGGCCGGCGGGGCGGACCAAGTTCCGCGAGACGCGGCACCCCGTGTTCCGTGGCGTCCGGCGCCGCGGCAACGCCGGGCGGTGGGTGTGCGAGGTGCGCGTGCAGGGGAAGCGCGGGTGCAGGCTCTGGCTCGGCACATTCGACACcgccgaggcggcggcccgcgcgcACGACGCCGCCATGCTCGccatcgccggcgccggcgcgtgcCTCAACTTCGCCGACTCGGCTTGGCTCCTCACGGTGCCGACCTCGTACGCAAGCCTCGCCGAGGTCCGCCACGCGGTCGCCGAGGCCGTGGAGGACTTCCAGCGCCGCGACCTCGAGGCGGCGGCCGCCGGGGACGACGACACGCGCTCGGCCacgtcggcggcggcgccgtcCACCTCATCGGGCAACGAGGACGACGACGCTGCCACGGACGGTGAGGAGTCGTTGCCGGCCACGGAGGACTTGTCGCCGTTCCAGCTGGACGTGTTCAATGACATGAGCTGGGATCTGTACTACGCGAGCATGGCGCAGGGGATGCTCATGGAGCTGCCGTCCGCAGTTCCGGCGTTTGGTGACGACGGCTACGCCAATGTCGCCGACGTGCCACTGTGGAGCTACTAG